In Anaerolineales bacterium, a single genomic region encodes these proteins:
- a CDS encoding dual specificity protein phosphatase family protein — protein sequence MDLSQIDDQLYIAARPQSADAPEVAAHGVRLILNMIPVKTPAALGSAPFRVVWLPWLDAPFLPIPIRLLRRGTRAALAAMQSGDSVLTYCRQGRHRSVAMACAILIAKGMTADQAMRHVTQQRPRADPGAAHIARVIRRFEREWPDGRPPSE from the coding sequence ATGGACCTCTCCCAAATCGACGATCAGCTGTACATCGCCGCCCGACCGCAATCCGCCGACGCACCCGAGGTGGCGGCCCACGGGGTGCGCCTGATCCTGAACATGATTCCGGTCAAGACGCCCGCCGCGCTGGGGAGCGCTCCTTTCCGCGTGGTGTGGCTGCCCTGGTTGGATGCACCCTTCCTCCCGATCCCAATCCGGCTCCTGCGCCGTGGCACGCGCGCCGCCCTGGCCGCCATGCAGTCCGGCGACTCCGTCCTGACCTACTGCCGCCAGGGGCGCCACCGCAGCGTCGCCATGGCGTGTGCCATCTTGATCGCCAAGGGAATGACGGCCGACCAGGCCATGCGCCATGTCACGCAGCAGCGGCCCAGGGCAGACCCCGGGGCGGCGCACATCGCCCGCGTGATTCGCAGGTTTGAACGAGAGTGGCCCGACGGGCGCCCTCCGTCAGAATGA